The genomic window CATTCGGGAAGCACACGAATACCTCGAGTCCGGGAAGCAGTTCGGGAAAGTGATCGTGCGATTCGCACGCTGAGCACGGCGGGCCCACATCTGTGAATTGCCGCCCGCGTTATTCGGCCGGGCCCCAGCGGAGGGAACAAAGAGGCGTAATCCCGGCTCCCCTGAAGGGGCGGGGTAGAGTCATGATAGCGTTCTGATGTCCAAAGGAAGAATTGAACCCCCCCAAATGATCGAGGCCACGGCCCCGGTGGAGTCCGCTGTCGCCATTGAAATGGTGAATGTGCGGCCTTCTGCGTTTCAGGCTTTGAAGGCGCCCAACTATCGTGCCTTTTGGATTGGCAGTTTCCTTTCCAACATCGGGACGTGGATGCAGTCGGTAGCGCAAGGATGGCTGGTGCTTCAACTGACTAACTCCGCCTTCTGGCTCGGACTGGTGGGATTCTCAAGTTCGCTGCCCTCCCTGATCTTTTCTCTTATGGGGGGCGTCCTGGCTGACCGTGTCAATCGTCGCAAGCTCCTCTTTGTCACGCAATCCGTCATGATGGCCTCCGCGCTGGCAACCGGGCTCCTTACCGCTTCTCATGCCATCCTGGTCGGTGAGATTATTGTGCTGGGCTTTGTTTCCGGGCTCGCCAACTCCGTTAACGGGCCGGCGTACCAGGCCACACTGCCCGACTTGGTGGGCGACAAAGATCTCCCGAATGCGATTGCCCTCGACTCGGCTCAATTCAACCTCTCCCGCGTGATCGGTCCGACCCTGGGTGGCTTGGCGCTCGCGGCGTTTGGCGTCGCCGTATGTTACCTGCTCAACGCTGCCAGCTTTCTGGCACTCTTGGCAGCGTTGTTCTTGATCCGCCTCCCCTCGAATGGAGGCGTGCGCCGGAACTCGGTGTGGCGTGACCTCATGGAGGGCGTCCATTATGTCCGTCACACTCCACTCCTTGTAGTTTTGTTGTCGATTATTGTCGTGATGTCCCTGTTCGGATTGCCCTATGTCACGATGCTACCGGTCTTCGCCCGGGACATTCTGGGAGCGGGAGCGAGTGGGCTGGGATACCTTTACGGGGCCGCAGGGATTGGGGCCGTTATCGGGACCTTGACGATCGCTTTTCTTCGAGACTTGAAGCACAAAGGGATTACGATCCTCTGTTGTTCCTCCCTGTTCGGAATCTCGATCACCCTTTTTGCGCGCAGTCGAGACTTTCGTCTTTCCCTTGTCATCTTGTCGTTCGCGGGCATGATGATGATCGGGGCATTGACATTGACCAAGACCTTGCTGCAAACCACCGCTTCATTCGAGATGCGAGGTCGCGTCATCAGTATGTACTTCTTCTGTGCAGTCGGCTTCTTTCCGCTCGGGAATCTGATCTCGGGAACACTCGCTGGCTGGCGGGGTGCCCCTTTCGCTCTTCAGCTGGGCGGCGGGGTTGTCTTTCTGTTTTCAGCCACCATGCTGGCCTTTATATCCAGGATTCGCCGCTGGGTGCGACAACCCGCGTCCATCAGGCATTAAAGTCCAAAGTCCAAAGTCCCAAGTCCAAAGTCTGAAGCCCAGTTCAAAGTTCCAAGGTCTGAACGTACAGTTCAAAGTTCCAGGTTCAAAAAACCCAGTTCAAAGTTCCAAGGTCTGAACATACAGTTCAAAGTTCAAAGTTTCACGGCCAAAGTCCAAGGTCCAAATTCCACAATCTATGATTCCAAGATCTTCAATCCCGACTTCTGACTTCCTTCCCCCGACTTCGGCGTCTGCCCTACTACCTACTACCTACTACCTACTACCTACTACCTACTACCTATCACCTATCACCTATTCCCTGACACCCGGCACCCGTCCTCCAACAAAGAAAACCTTCCAGCGATCTTTTGCTGGAAGGTTTCAGGCCTCACTACGGCTATCCCCAGGGGATAGCTTTGGGCAGGAGGTAGGAGGCAACTCGTTGTAGCTTATTTTTGTCTGTCTTGTAAGGATCGGGCAAAGAGCCCTTTGAAGGCCTTGCCCGAGTCCGATCATTAACCTGCGACTCGACAGCTACCCCTCCACATGTCGAGAAGCGCGGTCATATCCATTCGACAGAAAAACACTGTGAAGGTTTATTGGTTGGCCGGTTTTTTTTAGGACAAGGGGGCCTGCTACGGTCTTATTTGAGGGCAAAAGTCAGGAAAGGCAGGAAGGATGGCACCGACAAGGACACAGCTCCTCCCTTCCACTCCGCAATCCGAAATCCGCATTCCGCAATTGAATGGGGTGTCGTGTGAGATCGTGAGAGTCGGTGTTCGGGGATTCGTCCAGGGATGATCTGGAGCTAGATCCCATTGGGCCGGACGGAGGAGTCCCGGGACTTTTCAATCAGTTCTTTCAAGCCCTCAGTGGAACCATTATGGCGGGCCTTGTAATAGGCCTCCAGCAACTGGCTTGCTTGGGTCTGAATTTCACTCGGGATGGCGGCGCTTCTGGCCAGGGCGGCGATCGCCTCGTCAATTTTTTTTGACTTCCAATAGGCGATGCCAAGGCGGTATTCCACCAGCGGATCGGCGGGCAGAAAGTCCCGCGATTTCTCCAGGTCCGCCACCGCAGCATCCAGCGTCTCGTCTTTCTGCAATTCCACGAGCCCGCGCGTCGAATAAGCCAGACTCTTCCATTGAATCTTCTGCTTTCCCCATTGTTCCTCGGAAAGGGCCGCAGGCTTCGGCCTCGAGTCGAGCGCATCCGCGACAGCAACCGCTTTTTGTGCTTGTGCCATCGCCGCCTCGATCTCCATCGGCTTTCTGAGGTACGCACTAACAATCAAGGTGATGATTTCGACGTTGTCGGGGTTAAGAGCGAGCGCTTTTCCCGCGTACTCCAGAACCTTGGCCCGGTTTTCCAGTCGGAAGTAGGCCCGCATATACTGTTCATCAATGAGGGGCCTGGTCTCCGGATCATCCACGACCTTCGTATATTCATCGAGCATCGCTACGATCTTCTCCGGATCCGGCTCGGAAGACAGCTTGGCAAAGAAGACCTGCTTGTATCGATCGATCGCGTAAGCCAGCAACTGTTTGGCAGTTGAAATGACCGATTCTTGTGACAGCAGCCACTCCTTCGGCGAGACGCCCGAGGGAGGAGTGTCCTTGACCTTGGCAGCGAGGGTGGAAGCGTCCTGAATCATCTGGATCGCCTTGGACAGATTTTCACCCTTGACGGCCAGGACTCGGCCCAACATGAGCATCAACTGCGGGTCCTGGCGGAGAGCGAGGGATTTCTCGGAATATTCGATCTCCTTGTCGGAACTCCCCAGCTCGCGGTAGGAGATGGCATAGAATTCGTAAATCTGCGCGAGGTCAGAGGTCTTCGGGAAATTTTTCAAGAACCCGTCCAGCAGTTCCACGCGTTTCTTTGCGTCGGTTTCGCGCGCAATCGCCTGGTAAGCCTTATCCTCGGGTGAACCCGCGATCACCTGAGCCCAGTGCGTCAATGGGGCCATCAAAAACAAGAATACTGTGATCCCGGCCATCATTTGGAAAGTGCGACCGCGCATGGCTGTTACCCTCGCACAAAGATTGTCTTCAAACCTGGAGCAAACCGGATTGTCGCGCCTCGACCCTGGATGATGCTTAAGCCCCCGGAACTGCTGGTCCATCGCGGCCCGGACATGCTCACGTTCGGGCGGACAAGTATTTGAGCAGTATTCTCGCACAATGAAAACAATCGAAGCAAGCTGCAATTTCACCCTCCGGGCGTCTTCGACTTTTTGCTTGAAAAAGTCTCGGACGCTAGGGGATGATGTTGAGGGTTTGAATCACATGGCACTTCGTTAGAGACTTCCCAGGTCATTAACCTTAAGGAGGCACCTCAACAGTGGATGTTCCTGCCATACGCATTCAACAATTCGGAGTTCAGTTCTACCAGGCCGCACTTTCCGCCGAGGCGGTGGGGCAACTGGTGACCTTTGAAGTTCTGACCTATGACGCCCGGACTAAGATGTCAAGGCGACCCATCAAATCCGGCGTGGACAAGGCAAAAATAAACTGGGAACTGCTGGAAAACGTCATTCGCGCATCGGCCGAAGCTTATCAACGTCCGATCATCAGCAAGAAAATCGCGGAATTGGCGGAATACTATCACTTGTGCGCAGAACTGAATACGCTCCCTTCAATTCCGGGGTCGGTTTTGCTTGTTGCGGACCGGCGGCTGGATTTTCAGCAGAGCGGTCGCGACAAGTTTTACGGAAGCTTGACCATTCCCGCCGAGCCGGGCGTCCTTCGAGTGCTGGATGGCCAGCATCGACTTCTGGCCTTGCATCAGATGCAGACCGATCCTGCCGTCACCAGCGGGGGCCGAAGTCTTAAAGATTTCTATGTTCCCAGCGTCATCTTTGACTTTCTGCCGCCGGACCATGCGGTGGAGATGTTTGTCACGATCAACGCCAAACACACCCGGCTGAACCCCTCTCACATTATTTCCCTGGCGGGCCGGCGCCTGTACAAGGACGAATGGCTCGCGGCGGCGCACGACACCATCCGGGCATTGAACGAAGACCGGGACTCGCCCCTGGCGGGTCAGATCAAGGTGCTGGGCGTGGGACCCGGAAAGGTGTCCCAGGCGGCGCTTGCGGACGAGATCAAAGCGATTTTTACCAACATGGCAGGGGCCTCAGAATCGGCGGCTAAACAGTTTCGCGACGATTCCCGGCGATTTTTTGTGAGCTATTTCAAGCAGGTGGCCCGGACCTTTGAATCGGCCTGGTACGGACGCAAGTACTCCATCAAATCCGGGACCGCCCTGCGGGCGTTCATTCGCATCGTTCCCGATGTGCTGCAGATCATCCGGTCCCGGCGCGGGGAAGTGACCGACGCCCTGAAAATCCGCGAAGCGATCGCCCCATGGGCCCTCACCATCGGGGATCGGCGGTTTGAATCGGAAGGCGAGTGGAAATTGAAGCTCCTGGGGGGCACACAATCCACGGTGGACCTGCTGACGCGGGAACTGCGCGCCGGCCTGCAACCTCGTTAGCAAATTCTTCTCCAGAAGAGGGTTTATTTCATGATTCGACCCTGGATGGATGGTTCAGCGAAGCGGACTGCAGGGCGGATTAGTGGATGATCCAGTTTTCATGCGCATCCACGAAGCGCAATCCCACCCGGTACTTTCCCGACTGGGATCTCCTGGACCAGATCATGGCAACGCGGGCCTGAGCCAAAAATCTCTGATCAAAAGCAGAAACCTGGATCAACATTCCGACTTCCATCTCTTGGATGGTCTCCACACAGGCCCCATGCCGGCTGACGTTCTCCGTGACCGTGTCTTCGACGAAGGGCTTATCGGCTTTGTCCTTGCCAATCAGGCAGACAGGGAATTTGAGCGTGACACGGGGCTCACCGCGCCGCATTTTCCATACCGCATCACTGTGGAGAGCATCGCCGTTCAAGCTGGGATCATTTTGATTTTGTGTGGCCATAGGATTTATCCAGAAGACTTGTTGATCAATTCGTTGGTTGAATCCGAGACTGCTGCAACTCCCTTGATTTCAATTCGACTTGAGAGTAATTCACAAATATTACAACTTTTTGAACGACTGAGCATTAAGTTTCCTGCCGTGGACGGGGTTGTTCCGGCTTTCCTGGATGACCGCCTGGGGCGTTCCCGTTTCACGCCTGCCCTCCTCGGGGGTCAGGGACGGATCTGCAGGGCCTTCATTTTCCGGTAAAGGTGGCTTCGCTC from Terriglobia bacterium includes these protein-coding regions:
- a CDS encoding MFS transporter, yielding MIEATAPVESAVAIEMVNVRPSAFQALKAPNYRAFWIGSFLSNIGTWMQSVAQGWLVLQLTNSAFWLGLVGFSSSLPSLIFSLMGGVLADRVNRRKLLFVTQSVMMASALATGLLTASHAILVGEIIVLGFVSGLANSVNGPAYQATLPDLVGDKDLPNAIALDSAQFNLSRVIGPTLGGLALAAFGVAVCYLLNAASFLALLAALFLIRLPSNGGVRRNSVWRDLMEGVHYVRHTPLLVVLLSIIVVMSLFGLPYVTMLPVFARDILGAGASGLGYLYGAAGIGAVIGTLTIAFLRDLKHKGITILCCSSLFGISITLFARSRDFRLSLVILSFAGMMMIGALTLTKTLLQTTASFEMRGRVISMYFFCAVGFFPLGNLISGTLAGWRGAPFALQLGGGVVFLFSATMLAFISRIRRWVRQPASIRH
- a CDS encoding DGQHR domain-containing protein, translating into MDVPAIRIQQFGVQFYQAALSAEAVGQLVTFEVLTYDARTKMSRRPIKSGVDKAKINWELLENVIRASAEAYQRPIISKKIAELAEYYHLCAELNTLPSIPGSVLLVADRRLDFQQSGRDKFYGSLTIPAEPGVLRVLDGQHRLLALHQMQTDPAVTSGGRSLKDFYVPSVIFDFLPPDHAVEMFVTINAKHTRLNPSHIISLAGRRLYKDEWLAAAHDTIRALNEDRDSPLAGQIKVLGVGPGKVSQAALADEIKAIFTNMAGASESAAKQFRDDSRRFFVSYFKQVARTFESAWYGRKYSIKSGTALRAFIRIVPDVLQIIRSRRGEVTDALKIREAIAPWALTIGDRRFESEGEWKLKLLGGTQSTVDLLTRELRAGLQPR
- a CDS encoding PilZ domain-containing protein, which translates into the protein MATQNQNDPSLNGDALHSDAVWKMRRGEPRVTLKFPVCLIGKDKADKPFVEDTVTENVSRHGACVETIQEMEVGMLIQVSAFDQRFLAQARVAMIWSRRSQSGKYRVGLRFVDAHENWIIH